The Phragmites australis chromosome 15, lpPhrAust1.1, whole genome shotgun sequence genome window below encodes:
- the LOC133893279 gene encoding protein VASCULATURE COMPLEXITY AND CONNECTIVITY-like produces the protein MARVEAAVICLLVIAMDVAAGVLGIHAEKAQSQGRHLRIMFIECRQPVRRAYELGVAAAAVLASSHAIANIAGGCACACSGEKLRRWSPNRRMAFFALVLTWMVLVVGLALLVLGALPNSKRKMAECGVVRHRFLSIGGVLCFVHALFCIVYYASANAATREEKGHAARSTGASV, from the exons ATGGCAAGAGTAGAAGCGGCGGTCATCTGCCTCCTGGTCATCGCCATGGACGTCGCCGCTGGCGTCCTCGGAATCCACGCGGAGAAGGCTCAGAGCCAG GGGAGGCACCTGCGGATAATGTTCATCGAGTGCAGGCAGCCAGTCCGGCGGGCCTACGAGCTcggcgtggcggcggcggcggtgctggcgTCGTCGCACGCCATCGCGAACATCGCCGGCGGCTGCGCGTGCGCCTGCTCCGGCGAAAAGCTCCGGCGGTGGTCGCCCAACCGGCGGATGGCCTTCTTCGCCCTGGTCCTCACATG GATGGTTCTCGTCGTAGGGCTGGCGCTGCTGGTCCTCGGCGCGCTGCCCAACTCGAAGCGGAAGATGGCGGAGTGCGGGGTGGTGCGCCACCGGTTCCTCTCCATCGGCGGCGTCCTCTGCTTCGTGCACGCGCTCTTCTGCATCGTCTACTACGCCTCCGCGAACGCCGCGACGCGGGAGGAGAAAGGCCACGCGGCACGGAGCACGGGAGCGAGCGTGTGA